AACAGACAGGTTTTCCTCTCAACAGTCCTGTGCTGAGATCTAACCAGCAGGTTTGTCAAGCTGATTCTGAGTGCAGTCCCTGGGAATAGGATAGCAGCCTGTCTGGGCCCAGTGTCAGCCACCAGGAGGATGCTGTGCCATTTCCTAGTCAAGCAGTAAAGTTCTTCGGTGCTGAAAAGTTATATATGCTTGTTTGAGAGCTAATAAACAAGGCCTGGGGTAAGAGATACAgaacacatccatacacacacacacacatacacacacacacacacacacacacacacacacacgattctgGTCACTTGAAGACAGACAAAATTGACTGATATACTTAGTAGTTTGGCCACATTGCTTTCTTTCTGACCTGCTTGCCATATATTCTGTTGACAGCTTCTTGAAACCttattattaaacaataaaaatcttttaagaagACAAAACTGCTCTATTAACTTCTTTAAAGGGAACAAAATTACAGAAAGTTAGCTTGTAGGAACTTCATTTTTTATAGATATGCAATTCAATGTATTCAAATATAATCTTTTGATTCTAGGTAGAAATGATCTTGTCAAGAAGGTATATGAAAGTCATTCACACTCAGCTCTTTTCTACTTAAGGTCACAGGCAAATCTTCTCAAGTCTTTGCTACAGAGTTCTTGACTGACACCTGACTTCACTTCACCTAAACAGTTGAGTAGCTGACGCAGGAATGGATAATTTGTCCCCTacccacttttaaaatttttggatTAAGGTTAGAGCTTGAATGAAGAGTGTGTAGGGCTCTTGTCCAAAGCACATTTTAAGGAGGCAGcacagcaacaagaaacaaaacaaactaaagctCAAAAGCTAATAGTAATCAAAATACGTATCATTTTAGCACAGTAATTTTTAGCAAGTGAAAATGAGTGTAAAACTCTATGatgaaaaaatatcaaaaattcaaaatatgccAGGATCGGTATTCTTACCTTTACTTCTTACATGGGTACTagaatgattctttttttttttttttcagtaaccTCTCAACTTTTATTGCTTCCTTAGTTCCCAGGGTAGCCTCCTTCTCAGCCTCAGTGTCTCAGAACTCTGGTGTCGTTGGTCTCGGACACCACATTGCCATCCACGACCTTGCGGGTGGTTGTCCTCTGGACAGTTTGCGGAGTTACTGGAGTCCAGGGCATCGCTGAGACTGAAGTCTTCCCCATCTTCCAGCAAGTGTCGGTAGGTGGCAATCTCAGCCTTAAGCTTAACCTTGATGTTTAGCAGGGCTTCATATTCCTGGGTCTGGCGTTGCCCCTCTGCCAGAGTTTGTGCCAGCTCTAACTCCAGGTGCAGAAGGACCCCATTGAGCTGCTCCATCTGCGCACTGTATCGGGCCTCCACATCCCTAAGGCTGTTCTCCAAGctgattttctgatttttcatGGCATCCAGGTCGATTTCCAAGGCCTGGAAGGTGCGCCTCGGGTCTGTGAGTGTGGTCTCGGCATCTCTGATTTCAGCAGACTGGGTGGTGACTACTGTGGTTCTCTCCTCAATCTGTTAGGACCAGTACTTGTCCAGTTCCTCACGGTTCTTCTAAGCCAGCTCCTCATACTGGGCCCGGATGTCAGCCATGATCTTGCTGTGATCCTGAGATTTGGGGGCATCCACTTCCACGGTCAGTCCAGAGCTGGCAATCTGGGCTTCCAGTCCTTTGACTTCCTCCTCGTGATTCTTCTTCATGAATAGCAGCTCCTCCTTGAGGGCTTCAATTTCTGTCTCGAGCTGCAGCCTTGTGATGTTGGTGTCATCCACCACCTTTCGGAGTCCATGGATGTCGCTTTCCACAGACTGTCTCATGGCCAGGTCTGTCTCATACTTGACCCTGAAGTCATCGGCAGCGAGTCGAGCATTGTCGATCTGCAACACGATGCAGGCATTGTCCACGGAATTTGCAAAGATCTGAGCCCTCAGGTCCTCGATGGTCTTGAAATAGTGGCCCCAGTCTCTGATGCCCTGGGACCCCTTCTTCTCTAGATGTTTCCGGATTTTGCTCTCCAATCTCCTGTTTTCAGTTTCTAGGCTCTTCACCCTGTCCAGGTAGCTGGCCAGGCAGTCGTTCAGGTCCTGCATGGTCTCCTTCTCGGTCTGGATGCCACCCATTCCAACCAGGCCTGCAGACCCCACGGAG
This DNA window, taken from Cricetulus griseus strain 17A/GY chromosome 2, alternate assembly CriGri-PICRH-1.0, whole genome shotgun sequence, encodes the following:
- the LOC100765452 gene encoding LOW QUALITY PROTEIN: keratin, type I cytoskeletal 18-like (The sequence of the model RefSeq protein was modified relative to this genomic sequence to represent the inferred CDS: inserted 2 bases in 1 codon; substituted 2 bases at 2 genomic stop codons); translation: MSFTTRSTTFSTNYWSLSSVRTPSQRVRPASSAASIYAGAGGLGSRISVSRSTNVWGGSVGSAGLVGMGGIQTEKETMQDLNDCLASYLDRVKSLETENRRLESKIRKHLEKKGSQGIRDWGHYFKTIEDLRAQIFANSVDNACIVLQIDNARLAADDFRVKYETDLAMRQSVESDIHGLRKVVDDTNITRLQLETEIEALKEELLFMKKNHEEEVKGLEAQIASSGLTVEVDAPKSQDHSKIMADIRAQYEELAXKNREELDKYWSXQIEERTTVVTTQSAEIRDAETTLTDPRRTFQALEIDLDAMKNQKISLENSLRDVEARYSAQMEQLNGVLLHLELELAQTLAEGQRQTQEYEALLNIKVKLKAEIATYRHLLEDGEDFSLSDALDSSNSXQTVQRTTTRKVVDGNVVSETNDTRVLRH